Proteins found in one Geomonas subterranea genomic segment:
- the trpC gene encoding indole-3-glycerol phosphate synthase TrpC: MTQVPDVLRKIVDYKQGELEAAVRAVPLTEIMDRLADLEDTPRGFQNAILNALGSGWTPIIAEVKKGSPSKGLIRADFDPLQIATTYQDHGASCLSVLTDEHFFMGHLSYLALIREQVSLPLLRKDFIFDPYQIYQARAAGADAILLIAAMLDVPQLRDFHSLAKELSMDVLLEVHDEKELEMALQTDCSMIGINNRDLRTFQVDIATSERLAARIPPGRIIVAESGINTRSEIVRLTGKGLHAFLIGESMMREPDVGAKLAELLG, translated from the coding sequence ATGACCCAGGTACCCGACGTACTCAGGAAGATAGTCGACTACAAGCAGGGCGAGCTGGAGGCTGCCGTGCGGGCGGTCCCGCTCACCGAGATCATGGACCGCCTGGCCGACCTCGAAGACACTCCCCGCGGTTTCCAGAACGCCATCCTCAACGCGCTCGGCTCCGGCTGGACCCCCATCATCGCCGAGGTCAAAAAAGGATCCCCGTCCAAGGGTCTGATCCGGGCGGACTTCGACCCGCTGCAGATCGCCACCACCTACCAGGACCACGGCGCCTCCTGTCTCTCGGTGCTCACCGACGAGCACTTCTTCATGGGGCACCTGAGCTACCTGGCGCTGATCCGCGAGCAGGTCTCGCTTCCCCTTTTGCGCAAAGACTTCATCTTTGATCCCTACCAGATCTACCAGGCCCGCGCCGCCGGCGCCGACGCCATCCTCCTGATCGCCGCCATGCTCGACGTGCCGCAACTGCGCGACTTCCACAGTCTCGCGAAGGAGCTCTCCATGGACGTGCTCCTCGAGGTGCACGACGAGAAGGAGCTGGAGATGGCCCTGCAGACCGACTGCAGCATGATCGGCATCAACAACCGCGACCTGCGCACCTTCCAGGTGGACATCGCGACCTCGGAGCGCCTGGCTGCCCGGATCCCGCCCGGCAGGATCATCGTCGCCGAGAGCGGCATCAACACCCGCTCCGAGATCGTGCGCCTCACCGGGAAGGGGCTGCACGCATTCCTGATCGGCGAGTCCATGATGCGCGAGCCGGACGTGGGGGCGAAACTCGCCGAACTGCTCGGATAA
- the trpD gene encoding anthranilate phosphoribosyltransferase, with protein sequence MIRRAIARVVERENLSEAEMIEVMDQIMSGGATPAQIAAFITALRMKGETVDEITGAARVMRDRALPIRVGKSVLGIDRDDINLDRETILDTCGTGGSGTNSFNISTTVAFIVSACGVKVAKHGNRAVSSSCGSADVLEALGVNLDVTPETVERCISEIGIGFLFAPALHGAMKHAIGPRREIGVRTIFNILGPLTNPASADCQVLGVYREDLVEKLAQVLKKLGCRRGYVVHGCDGMDEVTLTGESTIGEVGPDGVKVYKVTPEQFGLERAPLTELHGGDAQGNAVIVRDILAGKNGAKRRIVLLNAAFALLATGKVASVEDGIRLAAETIDSGRGLKQLERLVALTNEVQ encoded by the coding sequence ATGATTCGCAGGGCCATTGCACGTGTCGTGGAGCGGGAGAATCTCAGCGAAGCGGAGATGATCGAGGTGATGGATCAGATCATGTCCGGCGGGGCCACCCCGGCCCAGATCGCGGCCTTCATCACCGCCCTCAGGATGAAGGGGGAGACCGTCGACGAGATCACCGGCGCGGCGCGGGTCATGCGAGACAGGGCCCTCCCCATCCGGGTCGGCAAGAGCGTCCTCGGCATCGACCGCGACGACATCAACCTCGACCGGGAGACCATCCTCGACACCTGCGGCACCGGCGGTTCCGGCACCAACTCCTTCAACATCTCCACCACCGTCGCTTTCATCGTTTCCGCCTGCGGCGTCAAAGTCGCCAAGCACGGCAACCGCGCCGTATCCTCCTCCTGCGGATCCGCCGACGTCCTCGAGGCGCTGGGCGTCAACCTCGACGTCACCCCCGAGACGGTGGAGCGCTGCATCTCCGAGATCGGCATCGGCTTCCTGTTTGCCCCCGCGCTCCACGGCGCCATGAAACACGCCATCGGCCCCCGCCGCGAGATCGGCGTCCGCACCATCTTCAATATCCTCGGTCCGCTCACCAACCCCGCCAGTGCCGATTGCCAGGTGCTCGGGGTCTACCGCGAGGACCTGGTCGAGAAGCTCGCACAGGTTTTGAAAAAGCTCGGCTGCCGTCGCGGCTACGTCGTGCACGGCTGCGACGGCATGGACGAGGTGACGCTGACCGGCGAGAGCACCATCGGCGAGGTCGGACCCGACGGCGTCAAGGTCTACAAGGTCACCCCGGAGCAGTTTGGCCTGGAGCGGGCCCCGCTCACCGAGTTGCACGGCGGCGACGCCCAGGGGAACGCCGTCATCGTCAGGGACATCCTGGCCGGCAAGAACGGCGCCAAGCGCAGGATCGTTCTTTTGAACGCCGCCTTCGCGCTGCTCGCCACCGGCAAGGTCGCAAGCGTCGAGGACGGGATCAGGCTCGCCGCCGAGACCATCGACTCGGGGCGCGGCCTGAAGCAACTGGAGCGGCTGGTGGCGCTCACCAACGAGGTGCAATAG
- a CDS encoding anthranilate synthase component II, giving the protein MLLMIDNYDSFTYNIVQYLGELGEEVKVYRNDKITIAEIEALAPDRIVISPGPCSPAEAGISVEVIRHFAGKIPILGVCLGHQSIGYAFGGTIVKSATLMHGKTSPILHDGKGLFEGLPNPFAATRYHSLIVERDTLPAELEITAWVAEGEIMGMRHRTLPIWGVQFHPESILTEGGMDLLGNFLKMSR; this is encoded by the coding sequence ATGCTCCTCATGATCGACAACTACGACTCCTTCACCTACAACATCGTGCAGTATTTGGGCGAGTTGGGTGAGGAGGTCAAGGTCTATCGCAACGACAAGATCACCATCGCCGAGATCGAGGCTCTTGCCCCCGATCGTATCGTCATATCCCCCGGTCCCTGCTCTCCGGCGGAGGCGGGCATCTCGGTCGAGGTCATCCGCCATTTCGCAGGCAAGATCCCCATCCTTGGCGTCTGCCTTGGTCACCAGTCCATCGGGTACGCCTTCGGCGGCACTATCGTCAAGAGCGCGACGCTGATGCACGGCAAGACCTCACCGATCCTGCACGACGGCAAGGGGCTCTTCGAGGGGCTCCCGAACCCGTTCGCCGCGACCCGTTACCACTCCCTCATCGTTGAGCGCGACACGCTTCCGGCCGAGCTTGAGATAACCGCCTGGGTCGCGGAAGGGGAGATCATGGGAATGCGGCACCGCACGCTCCCCATCTGGGGGGTGCAGTTCCACCCGGAGTCGATCCTCACCGAGGGGGGGATGGATCTTTTGGGGAACTTCTTGAAGATGTCCAGGTAG
- a CDS encoding response regulator has translation MIEGEPLCILLVEDNPDHAELAMRNLSDAGLVNRLFHVEDGEAALDYLYNRGRFADATAYPRPHLVLLDLRLPKVDGIEVLKQVKGSDQLKSIPVVILTTSAAERDLAQAYNHYANSYLTKPVDFDSFSNLLRDLGFYWLAWNRRPTS, from the coding sequence ATGATTGAAGGTGAACCGCTGTGCATCCTGCTCGTCGAGGACAACCCGGACCACGCCGAACTGGCGATGCGCAACCTGAGCGACGCCGGTCTGGTCAACCGCCTGTTCCACGTCGAGGACGGAGAAGCCGCCCTGGACTACCTCTACAACCGCGGCCGGTTCGCTGACGCAACCGCCTATCCCCGCCCGCACCTGGTGCTCCTGGACCTGCGTCTCCCCAAGGTCGACGGCATCGAGGTGTTGAAGCAGGTGAAGGGATCGGATCAACTCAAGTCCATTCCGGTCGTGATACTGACCACCTCAGCCGCGGAGCGCGATCTGGCCCAGGCTTATAATCACTACGCCAACTCCTACCTCACCAAACCGGTCGATTTCGACTCCTTCAGCAACCTGCTGCGCGACCTTGGCTTCTACTGGCTCGCCTGGAACAGGCGTCCGACGAGCTAG
- a CDS encoding ATP-binding protein: MVTQFHKIRRFALVLVLFWSAGIAFSFYWFYRGEQQTVLAIARAEARATFEKDTLYRRWATLHGGVYVPASDLSPPNPYLNHIPERDVTTPSGKELTLVNPAYMTRQVFELADSQKNLVRGHITSLKPIRPENLPDPWEAKALKLFETGVTEVSEVQEMGGRSYMRLMRPFVTEPPCLKCHAAQGYRVGDIRGGVSASVPLEVDAAVMGDVITGAAASHGFIWLLGVGLIGTGARVLSRSSRVIEEREERYRTVADYTEGWEYWQGPDHAFRYVSPSCLELSGYSREEFYSDPELLHRIVHPEDLPHYQSHVRESFRGTPKPLDFRIIRKDGEVRWIAHVCRLVYTSSGAENGIRGSNRDITDRKIASQALLEQAELLEKEVRERVERETELEAKNAELERFTYTVSHDLKSPLITIKGFAGAVLKDIEGGNLQRLDGDVRRIMGAADKMSALLGDLLELSRIGRIVNAPSLIDMNHLAGDVLGQLSGPIQQAGVEVVLQPDLPRVWGDQPRIGEVLQNLVENAIKYRGEQQKPRIDIGVREGADGPVFTVRDNGVGVAAQYHETIFGLFNQLDARSEGTGIGLALARRIVEFHGGKLWVESEGVGQGSTFCFTLGTRPPEPNKQG; the protein is encoded by the coding sequence ATGGTCACCCAGTTCCACAAGATACGCCGCTTCGCCCTGGTCCTCGTGCTTTTCTGGAGTGCGGGGATCGCCTTTTCCTTCTACTGGTTCTACCGCGGAGAGCAGCAAACGGTGCTGGCCATCGCCCGCGCCGAGGCGCGTGCCACCTTCGAGAAAGACACTCTCTACCGGCGCTGGGCCACGCTGCATGGCGGCGTCTACGTTCCCGCCTCCGACCTCAGTCCTCCAAACCCTTACCTGAACCATATTCCGGAGCGCGACGTCACCACCCCGTCGGGTAAGGAGTTGACGCTGGTGAACCCGGCGTACATGACCCGGCAGGTCTTCGAACTGGCCGACAGCCAGAAGAACCTGGTGCGCGGTCACATAACGAGCCTCAAGCCGATCCGGCCCGAAAACCTGCCCGACCCGTGGGAGGCCAAGGCGTTAAAGCTCTTCGAAACCGGGGTGACGGAGGTGAGCGAGGTCCAGGAGATGGGCGGCCGCTCCTACATGAGGCTGATGCGCCCCTTCGTGACCGAGCCCCCCTGTCTGAAGTGCCACGCCGCCCAGGGATACCGTGTCGGCGACATCCGGGGCGGGGTCAGCGCCTCGGTGCCGCTGGAGGTTGATGCGGCGGTGATGGGCGACGTGATTACCGGGGCAGCGGCGAGCCACGGCTTCATCTGGCTTTTGGGGGTGGGGCTGATCGGTACCGGGGCTCGTGTTCTCAGCCGCAGCTCACGCGTGATCGAGGAGCGCGAGGAGCGTTACCGGACCGTGGCGGACTACACGGAGGGGTGGGAGTACTGGCAGGGGCCGGACCACGCCTTCCGTTACGTATCACCCTCCTGCCTGGAGCTTTCCGGCTACAGCCGGGAGGAGTTTTACTCCGATCCCGAACTTTTGCACCGCATCGTCCACCCCGAAGACCTGCCGCACTACCAAAGCCACGTCCGCGAATCATTTCGCGGCACCCCAAAGCCACTGGACTTCCGCATCATCAGGAAGGACGGCGAGGTTCGCTGGATCGCCCACGTCTGCCGGCTGGTCTATACCTCAAGCGGTGCAGAAAACGGTATCCGTGGCAGTAACCGCGACATCACCGACCGCAAGATCGCCAGCCAGGCCCTGCTCGAGCAGGCCGAACTTTTGGAGAAGGAAGTGCGCGAGCGGGTCGAGCGCGAAACGGAGCTGGAGGCCAAGAACGCCGAGCTGGAGCGCTTCACCTACACCGTATCCCACGACTTGAAAAGTCCGCTCATCACCATCAAAGGGTTCGCCGGCGCGGTGCTGAAGGACATCGAGGGGGGTAACCTGCAGAGGCTCGACGGCGATGTGCGTCGTATCATGGGGGCTGCCGACAAGATGTCCGCCCTCTTGGGCGACCTGCTCGAACTTTCCCGCATCGGACGGATCGTCAACGCCCCCTCGCTCATCGATATGAACCATCTGGCAGGGGACGTGCTTGGCCAGCTTTCCGGGCCCATCCAGCAGGCCGGCGTGGAGGTGGTGCTGCAGCCTGACCTCCCCAGGGTGTGGGGGGACCAGCCCCGCATTGGTGAGGTGCTCCAGAACCTCGTGGAGAACGCCATCAAGTACAGGGGAGAGCAGCAGAAGCCCCGCATCGACATCGGTGTGCGCGAGGGGGCGGACGGGCCGGTGTTCACGGTGCGGGACAACGGCGTCGGGGTGGCGGCCCAGTACCACGAAACGATCTTCGGGCTCTTCAACCAGTTGGACGCGCGCTCGGAAGGGACCGGGATCGGCCTGGCCCTCGCGCGGCGCATCGTTGAGTTTCATGGCGGCAAGCTCTGGGTGGAATCGGAAGGAGTGGGGCAGGGGAGCACCTTCTGCTTCACGCTGGGTACCCGCCCTCCCGAGCCGAACAAACAGGGATGA
- a CDS encoding response regulator, with translation MGAADPVKKILVVEDDDAHAELIRRGFSDLSGQYELTVAATIKEAVDRIRSRDYDIVLTDYLLPDGKGGDLVAHSANIAPVVMMTSHGSEQVAVEAMKSGAIDYVVKMPEVFDAMPRIVERALREWDHMLEHKRAEEALKLQSHRLEHEVSERQLAQEALQEQALLLKNEIAERKLAQETLRLSEEKFHKAFDSAPLIMVITDIEEGVFLDVNRKFVELSGYSRDEVLGRTSTSLGWINPLDRKAMIDKLDEDGQVTGMVVTLHAKDGRTLKGEYYCQRITVDGCERLLAIALDITERVKLEEQLRHSQKLEAVGVLAGGVAHDFNNILTVIGGYCELLKLDLAEGSPVRDKVMQISAAADRAANLTRSLLAFSRKGEVKAAPANLNDIVRGVEKFLRRIIGEDIALTTSFAEGALWAIVDSGQIEQVLMNLAANARDAMPKGGKLFVETERQEIDQAFVHAHGFGTPGQYALLTISDTGEGMDEATRKKIFDPFFTTKVVGKGTGLGLAIVYGIVTQHKGFVNVYSEPGIGSTFRVYLPAISAAEPEKSLPSVEPEVRGTETILVAEDDLHVLDLVASILRQYGYYIIHAANGLEAVQRFKENPQIKLVLMDIIMPVMNGKEAAETIREYRPGARILFTSGYTADIIRSRSDLDEGAELVMKPVKPMVLLKKIREMLDRP, from the coding sequence ATGGGTGCTGCAGATCCGGTAAAGAAGATACTTGTAGTGGAGGATGATGACGCCCACGCGGAGCTGATCCGGCGGGGATTCAGCGACCTGTCCGGCCAATACGAGCTGACTGTAGCCGCCACCATCAAGGAGGCGGTGGACCGCATTCGCAGCCGTGACTATGACATCGTGCTCACCGATTACCTCCTTCCCGACGGCAAGGGGGGGGACCTGGTGGCGCATTCCGCGAACATAGCGCCGGTGGTGATGATGACGTCGCACGGCAGCGAGCAGGTGGCCGTGGAGGCGATGAAGTCCGGTGCCATCGACTACGTGGTGAAGATGCCGGAGGTGTTCGACGCCATGCCCCGCATCGTGGAGCGCGCGCTTCGGGAATGGGACCACATGCTCGAGCACAAGCGGGCGGAAGAGGCGCTCAAGCTGCAAAGCCACCGGCTCGAACACGAGGTAAGCGAGCGGCAGTTGGCCCAGGAGGCCCTGCAGGAGCAGGCGCTGCTCCTGAAAAACGAGATCGCGGAACGGAAACTGGCCCAGGAGACCCTGCGTCTTAGCGAGGAAAAATTCCACAAGGCCTTCGACAGCGCGCCGCTCATAATGGTTATCACCGACATCGAGGAGGGAGTCTTTCTCGACGTGAACCGGAAGTTCGTGGAACTCTCGGGCTACAGCAGGGACGAGGTGCTGGGGCGCACCTCCACTTCGCTGGGCTGGATCAACCCCCTCGACCGCAAGGCCATGATCGACAAGCTGGATGAGGACGGTCAGGTCACCGGGATGGTGGTGACGCTGCACGCCAAGGACGGCCGGACCCTCAAGGGGGAGTACTACTGTCAACGGATCACCGTGGACGGCTGCGAGCGCCTTTTGGCCATCGCCCTCGACATCACCGAGCGCGTGAAGCTCGAGGAGCAGCTGCGTCACTCGCAGAAGCTGGAGGCGGTGGGGGTGCTGGCCGGCGGGGTGGCCCACGACTTCAACAACATCCTCACCGTGATCGGGGGGTACTGCGAGCTGCTCAAGCTGGACCTGGCGGAGGGAAGCCCGGTCCGCGACAAGGTGATGCAGATCTCGGCGGCGGCGGACCGGGCCGCGAACCTTACCCGCAGCCTGCTCGCCTTCAGCCGCAAGGGGGAGGTGAAGGCCGCTCCCGCGAACCTGAACGACATCGTACGGGGGGTCGAGAAGTTCCTGCGCCGCATCATCGGCGAGGACATCGCCCTCACCACCTCGTTCGCCGAAGGTGCGCTCTGGGCCATCGTCGACAGCGGGCAGATCGAACAGGTACTGATGAACCTGGCCGCCAACGCCCGCGACGCCATGCCCAAGGGGGGCAAGCTCTTCGTCGAGACGGAACGTCAGGAGATCGACCAGGCCTTCGTGCACGCCCACGGTTTCGGCACGCCGGGACAGTACGCCCTGCTTACCATCTCCGACACCGGCGAGGGAATGGACGAGGCCACCCGCAAGAAGATATTCGATCCCTTCTTCACCACCAAGGTCGTCGGCAAGGGGACGGGACTGGGACTCGCCATCGTCTACGGCATCGTCACGCAGCACAAGGGGTTCGTGAACGTCTACAGCGAGCCGGGCATCGGGAGCACCTTCAGGGTCTACCTCCCCGCCATCAGCGCTGCCGAGCCGGAGAAGAGTCTGCCGTCAGTGGAGCCGGAGGTGCGGGGAACCGAAACGATACTGGTCGCGGAGGACGATCTGCATGTCCTCGACCTGGTGGCCTCGATCCTCAGGCAATACGGCTACTACATCATACATGCCGCCAACGGCCTCGAGGCGGTACAGAGGTTCAAGGAAAACCCGCAGATCAAGCTGGTGCTCATGGACATCATCATGCCGGTCATGAACGGCAAGGAGGCCGCCGAGACCATCAGGGAGTATCGTCCAGGCGCCAGGATCCTTTTCACCAGCGGCTACACGGCAGACATCATTCGCAGCAGGAGCGACCTGGACGAAGGCGCCGAACTGGTGATGAAACCGGTCAAGCCCATGGTGCTTTTGAAAAAGATTCGGGAGATGCTGGACCGGCCCTAG